The following coding sequences lie in one Arachis hypogaea cultivar Tifrunner chromosome 4, arahy.Tifrunner.gnm2.J5K5, whole genome shotgun sequence genomic window:
- the LOC112744756 gene encoding F-box protein CPR1-like isoform X3, which produces MNCEKLSNPSMDKKNKLKHTVNKAKEESNMEKKNQNGKSKSIHDILPLDLIHIILLRVPIGHLARLRCVSKLWCSLISDPDFGELHFHHSPAATNACIFMKNETMADLVYLDGNDASQKEVCPPFQKKPPSYFLVVGSCRGFILFHGQPHFLVVWNPLTGSSKRISYSHIVHPAWCDCKGQYHLDCFSLKTNSWINLDAAVPKLLGFHYWHSGGLFFNDAVHWVPFDLKDYRDAIVIFDLKEMTFSTISAPEQLSGSSPSVALLGGCLALSSPNDDCRNTDIWVMKEYKVHSSWTLYQIPCKGFRPLCLSSNRDIIGRGYTSCGKTGYFIYNVRGDLLKHFKDLCCQLPKHEPIIVYTESLLPLPSDIKDKDNKKKMKKEIRHQVHHE; this is translated from the exons ATGAATTGCGAAAAGCTCAGCAATCCAAGCATGGATAAGAAGAACAAGCTGAAGCACACGGTGAACAAAGCAAAAGAGGaatcaaacatggaaaagaagAATCAGAATGGCAAGAGCAAGAGCATTCACGACATCCTCCCTCTTGACCTGATTCACATAATCCTTCTGCGGGTGCCGATCGGACATCTCGCTCGCCTCAGGTGCGTTTCCAAGCTGTGGTGCTCTCTAATTTCTGATCCTGACTTTGGGGAATTGCATTTTCACCACTCTCCAGCTGCCACCAACGCATGCATCTTCATGAAAAACGAGACTATGGCTGACTTGGTTTACTTAGACGGCAATGATGCATCACAAAAAGAGGTGTGTCCCCCTTTCCAAAAGAAACCACCTTCTTATTTTTTGGTAGTAGGATCCTGCAGAGGCTTTATTCTCTTCCATGGACAGCCACATTTTCTTGTGGTATGGAACCCACTCACTGGATCCAGCAAAAGAATATCCTACTCTCATATTGTTCATCCTG CTTGGTGCGATTGCAAAGGACAATATCATTTGGATTgcttttccttgaaaaccaattCATGGATTAATCTTGATGCTGCAGTCCCCAAACTCTTGGGTTTTCATTACTGGCATTCTGGTGGGTTGTTCTTTAATGACGCTGTTCATTGGGTGCCTTTCGATCTTAAAGATTACAGGGATGCTATTGTTATCTTTGATCTCAAGGAAATGACTTTTTCAACTATATCTGCGCCGGAACAACTGTCAGGCTCCTCTCCAAGTGTTGCCCTACTCGGAGGCTGCCTAGCCTTGTCTTCTCCCAATGATGATTGCCGTAACACTGACATATGGGTGATGAAAGAATATAAAGTGCACTCATCTTGGACTCTCTATCAGATTCCTTGCAAGGGCTTCCGGCCTCTGTGCTTATCTAGTAATAGGGATATTATTGGAAGAGGCTATACTTCGTGTGGTAAAACAGGGTACTTCATATATAATGTCAGAGGAGACTTGCTCAAGCATTTTAAAGATCTGTGTTGTCAGCTTCCCAAACATGAACCCATTATTGTGTATACAGAGAGTCTCTTGCCACTCCCTAGTGATATTAAGGATAAGGAtaacaagaagaagatgaagaaggaaatcC GCCATCAAGTTCACCATGAATAA
- the LOC112744756 gene encoding F-box protein CPR1-like isoform X2 — MNCEKLSNPSMDKKNKLKHTVNKAKEESNMEKKNQNGKSKSIHDILPLDLIHIILLRVPIGHLARLRCVSKLWCSLISDPDFGELHFHHSPAATNACIFMKNETMADLVYLDGNDASQKEVCPPFQKKPPSYFLVVGSCRGFILFHGQPHFLVVWNPLTGSSKRISYSHIVHPGKPHVYGRIAYNVYLHGFGYDASQDDYLILVAWCDCKGQYHLDCFSLKTNSWINLDAAVPKLLGFHYWHSGGLFFNDAVHWVPFDLKDYRDAIVIFDLKEMTFSTISAPEQLSGSSPSVALLGGCLALSSPNDDCRNTDIWVMKEYKVHSSWTLYQIPCKGFRPLCLSSNRDIIGRGYTSCGKTGYFIYNVRGDLLKHFKDLCCQLPKHEPIIVYTESLLPLPSDIKDKDNKKKMKKEIRHQVHHE; from the exons ATGAATTGCGAAAAGCTCAGCAATCCAAGCATGGATAAGAAGAACAAGCTGAAGCACACGGTGAACAAAGCAAAAGAGGaatcaaacatggaaaagaagAATCAGAATGGCAAGAGCAAGAGCATTCACGACATCCTCCCTCTTGACCTGATTCACATAATCCTTCTGCGGGTGCCGATCGGACATCTCGCTCGCCTCAGGTGCGTTTCCAAGCTGTGGTGCTCTCTAATTTCTGATCCTGACTTTGGGGAATTGCATTTTCACCACTCTCCAGCTGCCACCAACGCATGCATCTTCATGAAAAACGAGACTATGGCTGACTTGGTTTACTTAGACGGCAATGATGCATCACAAAAAGAGGTGTGTCCCCCTTTCCAAAAGAAACCACCTTCTTATTTTTTGGTAGTAGGATCCTGCAGAGGCTTTATTCTCTTCCATGGACAGCCACATTTTCTTGTGGTATGGAACCCACTCACTGGATCCAGCAAAAGAATATCCTACTCTCATATTGTTCATCCTGGTAAGCCCCATGTCTATGGCAGGATTGCCTACAATGTGTATCTGCATGGATTTGGTTATGATGCATCACAGGATGATTACTTAATTCTTGTAGCTTGGTGCGATTGCAAAGGACAATATCATTTGGATTgcttttccttgaaaaccaattCATGGATTAATCTTGATGCTGCAGTCCCCAAACTCTTGGGTTTTCATTACTGGCATTCTGGTGGGTTGTTCTTTAATGACGCTGTTCATTGGGTGCCTTTCGATCTTAAAGATTACAGGGATGCTATTGTTATCTTTGATCTCAAGGAAATGACTTTTTCAACTATATCTGCGCCGGAACAACTGTCAGGCTCCTCTCCAAGTGTTGCCCTACTCGGAGGCTGCCTAGCCTTGTCTTCTCCCAATGATGATTGCCGTAACACTGACATATGGGTGATGAAAGAATATAAAGTGCACTCATCTTGGACTCTCTATCAGATTCCTTGCAAGGGCTTCCGGCCTCTGTGCTTATCTAGTAATAGGGATATTATTGGAAGAGGCTATACTTCGTGTGGTAAAACAGGGTACTTCATATATAATGTCAGAGGAGACTTGCTCAAGCATTTTAAAGATCTGTGTTGTCAGCTTCCCAAACATGAACCCATTATTGTGTATACAGAGAGTCTCTTGCCACTCCCTAGTGATATTAAGGATAAGGAtaacaagaagaagatgaagaaggaaatcC GCCATCAAGTTCACCATGAATAA
- the LOC112744756 gene encoding F-box protein CPR1-like isoform X1: MNCEKLSNPSMDKKNKLKHTVNKAKEESNMEKKNQNGKSKSIHDILPLDLIHIILLRVPIGHLARLRCVSKLWCSLISDPDFGELHFHHSPAATNACIFMKNETMADLVYLDGNDASQKEVCPPFQKKPPSYFLVVGSCRGFILFHGQPHFLVVWNPLTGSSKRISYSHIVHPGKPHVYGRIAYNVYLHGFGYDASQDDYLILVAWCDCKGQYHLDCFSLKTNSWINLDAAVPKLLGFHYWHSGGLFFNDAVHWVPFDLKDYRDAIVIFDLKEMTFSTISAPEQLSGSSPSVALLGGCLALSSPNDDCRNTDIWVMKEYKVHSSWTLYQIPCKGFRPLCLSSNRDIIGRGYTSCGKTGYFIYNVRGDLLKHFKDLCCQLPKHEPIIVYTESLLPLPSDIKDKDNKKKMKKEIRM, encoded by the coding sequence ATGAATTGCGAAAAGCTCAGCAATCCAAGCATGGATAAGAAGAACAAGCTGAAGCACACGGTGAACAAAGCAAAAGAGGaatcaaacatggaaaagaagAATCAGAATGGCAAGAGCAAGAGCATTCACGACATCCTCCCTCTTGACCTGATTCACATAATCCTTCTGCGGGTGCCGATCGGACATCTCGCTCGCCTCAGGTGCGTTTCCAAGCTGTGGTGCTCTCTAATTTCTGATCCTGACTTTGGGGAATTGCATTTTCACCACTCTCCAGCTGCCACCAACGCATGCATCTTCATGAAAAACGAGACTATGGCTGACTTGGTTTACTTAGACGGCAATGATGCATCACAAAAAGAGGTGTGTCCCCCTTTCCAAAAGAAACCACCTTCTTATTTTTTGGTAGTAGGATCCTGCAGAGGCTTTATTCTCTTCCATGGACAGCCACATTTTCTTGTGGTATGGAACCCACTCACTGGATCCAGCAAAAGAATATCCTACTCTCATATTGTTCATCCTGGTAAGCCCCATGTCTATGGCAGGATTGCCTACAATGTGTATCTGCATGGATTTGGTTATGATGCATCACAGGATGATTACTTAATTCTTGTAGCTTGGTGCGATTGCAAAGGACAATATCATTTGGATTgcttttccttgaaaaccaattCATGGATTAATCTTGATGCTGCAGTCCCCAAACTCTTGGGTTTTCATTACTGGCATTCTGGTGGGTTGTTCTTTAATGACGCTGTTCATTGGGTGCCTTTCGATCTTAAAGATTACAGGGATGCTATTGTTATCTTTGATCTCAAGGAAATGACTTTTTCAACTATATCTGCGCCGGAACAACTGTCAGGCTCCTCTCCAAGTGTTGCCCTACTCGGAGGCTGCCTAGCCTTGTCTTCTCCCAATGATGATTGCCGTAACACTGACATATGGGTGATGAAAGAATATAAAGTGCACTCATCTTGGACTCTCTATCAGATTCCTTGCAAGGGCTTCCGGCCTCTGTGCTTATCTAGTAATAGGGATATTATTGGAAGAGGCTATACTTCGTGTGGTAAAACAGGGTACTTCATATATAATGTCAGAGGAGACTTGCTCAAGCATTTTAAAGATCTGTGTTGTCAGCTTCCCAAACATGAACCCATTATTGTGTATACAGAGAGTCTCTTGCCACTCCCTAGTGATATTAAGGATAAGGAtaacaagaagaagatgaagaaggaaatcCGTATGTAA